The genomic region CGTCGCCGCTGACTTTCGCAATGATCTCTTTGTACCCACCATGCTCACCCTCGTTGGCACTCAGGATTTCTACGCGCCAGCGACGCGCTTCTGCATAGCGGCTGTACATGCGGAACAAATCACCGGCAAACAAGGCGGCTTCATCACCACCGGTACCAGCACGAACTTCAAGAAAGGCATTGCGCTCATCGTCTGGATCTTGCGGCAGCAGTAAAACCTGTAATTGCTGTTCCAGTTGTTCACTTTTGTCTTTCGCTTCGCGCAATTCTTCCTGCGCCATTTCACGCATTTCAGGGTCATCAAGCATCATTTGTGCCGTTTCGATATCTTCCTGAACCTGTTGCCAGTCGGTAAAACAACGTGAAACATCGCTTAGCTGCGCATACTCACGCGACAGCGCGCGAAAACGTTCCTGGTCTGCGATGGTTCCCGCATCACCCAGCAGCGCCTGAACTTCTTCATGGCGTTCATGCAGGGCTTCCAGTTTAGCAACGATAGAAGGCTTCATAGGCGTAAATGCACCTTATAAAAAAGAAGAGGGTACTGCTACTCCAGCCCGAGGCTGTCGCGCAGAATATTCAGGCGTTCTTCATCCCCGTCACGGGCGGCCTGTTGAAGAGATTTGGTTGGTGCATGAATCAGGCGGTTGGTCAGTTTCCATGCCAGATCCTGCATAATGGCTTGCGCGTCGCCCCCCTGTTCCAGGGCGGCCAGCGCTTTGGCTGTCAGTTCATCACGCACCTGTTCCGAGTGACTACGGTATTCACGAATGGTTTCACTGGCGCTCTGGGCGCGCAGCCAGGCCATAAATTCGCTGCTCTCCTGCGCAACAATCGTTTCCGCTTCCACCGCCGCTGCTTTACGCTGCGCCAGATTATGCGAAATGATGCTTTGTAGATCGTCAACGCTGTACAGATACGCATTCGACAATTTGCCAACTTCCGGCTCAACGTCGCGCGGAACGGCAATATCCACCAGTAGCATCGGCTGGTTGCGACGGCTTTTCAACGCGCGTTCGACCATGCCTTTGCCGATAATAGGCAACGGACTGGCGGTTGAGCTGATGATGATGTCGGCTTCACGCAGGCGTTCGTCGATGTCGCTGAGCGCGATCACTTCGGCCCCCACTTCATCGGCCAGAACCTGCGCGCGTTCGCGCGTGCGGTTGGCGATAATCATCTTCTGCACTTTATGTTCGCGAAGATGACGCGCAACTAACTCAATGGTTTCGCCAGCCCCGACCAGCAGGACGGTAACGGTGGAGAGAGACTCAAAGATTTGGCGCGCAAGGGTACATGCGGCAAACGCAACGGAGACAGCGCTGGCACCAATATCGGTTTCGGTGCGTACCCGTTTTGCCACAGAGAATGACTTCTGGAACATCCGTTCCAGCACGGTGGCGTTCAAATGGCCTTTTTGCGAATCGGCGAAGGCTTTTTTCACCTGACCGAGAATCTGGGGTTCGCCAAGTACCAGCGAATCCAGCCCGCTGGCGACCCGCATCAGATGGCTGACAGCGTCGTTATCCTGATGCCAGTAAAGGCTACTGCGGAGATCGTCTTCGTTAAGATTATGATAATCACATAACCAACGGATCAGCGCTTCCTGCAGATTGTCCTGCTCTTCAACGCTGAGATATAACTCTGTGCGGTTACACGTCGACAGCACCACGCCACCCTGCACCATCGGCAGCGCTTGCAGGCTTTCCAGAGCCTGATCGAGCGTGTCCGGCGAAAACGTTACGCGTTCTCGCAGCGATACAGGAGCCGTCTTATGGTTAATACCGAGCGCTAAAAGGGTCATGTCTGCGGGAATAGTACCAGCGTTGATATGGTTAGTCTGCTTGCATCATACAGGATGCGCGTGGTCAATAAAAGAGAGCGCCCCCTTTTGGAGTAATAGCTCACTGTTTAAATTAAGATAACGAGAACGTAGACGATGTTATCGCGCGGCGCTAGCATTAAGGGTTATAAATGCAACCCGTGGCAAGCTTTGCCGGATGACGGCGTCCTCGCTTTATCCGGCCTACAATGTCCACTCGTCGGCCTGATAAGCGTAGCGCCATCAGGCAATCATTGCTCAGTATTACAAGGATTCGTCATCATTATGACCCTGCCTGATTCTCGCGTTCTTCGTCTGCTCCCGCTGGCAAGCCTGATCCTCACCGCTTGTACCCTTAACGCCCCTAAAGGCCCGGGGAAAAGCCCGGACGCTCCGCAATGGCGGCAACATCAGCAGGATGTCCGGACGTTAAACCAATACCAGACGCGCGGTGCATTCGCTTATATCTCCGACGAACAGAAGGTGTATGCCCGCTTCTTCTGGCAACAGACCGGACAGGACCGCTATCGCCTGCTGCTGACCAACCCGCTCGGGAGCACAGAACTTGAGTTGAATGCGCAGCCGGGTAACGTGCAGTTAGTGGACAACAAAGGGCAGCATTACACCGCCGACGACGCCGAAGAGATGATCGGCAAACTAACCGGAATGCCAATTCCACTGAATAGCCTGCGCCAATGGATCCTCGGTTTACCGGGCGACGCCACGGATTACAAACTGGATGACCAGTATCGCTTAAGCGAAGTTAACTACAGCCAGGAGGGTAAAAACTGGAAAGTGGTTTACAGCGCTTACGACAGCAAAACAAAACCGGCGATGCCTGCCAATATGGAACTCTCCGACGGCACGCAGCGCATCAAGCTGAAAATGGATAACTGGATAGTGAAATGATGACCTTCTGGCCATCTCCGGCGAAACTCAATCTTTTTTTATATATCACCGGGCAGCGTGCGGACGGTTATCACACGCTGCAAACCCTGTTTCAGTTTCTCGATTACGGTGACACCCTTGGCCTTGAACTGCGTAGCGACGGCGAAATTCATCTCTTAACGCCGGTTGACGGCGTCGCGAATGAGGACAATTTGATCGTCCGCGCCGCCCGCTTACTGATGAAAACGGCCGCGGATAGCGGGCGTCTTCATACGGGGAGCGGCGCAGATATCCGCATTGAAAAGCGATTGCCGATGGGCGGTGGCCTTGGCGGTGGTTCCTCAAATGCGGCTACGGTGCTGGTCGCCCTGAATCACCTCTGGCAATGCGGCCTTTCCGTGGACGAACTGGCAACTCTGGGATTAACGCTGGGTGCCGATGTGCCGGTGTTTGTGCGTGGCCATGCGGCCTTCGCTGAAGGAGTGGGTGAAATCTTAACCCCGGCTTCCCCAGTCGAAAAATGGTATCTGGTTGCCCATCCTGGGGTCAGTATCCCCACGCCGGTCATTTTTAAAGACCCTGAACTCCCCCGCAATACGCCAAAAAGGTCAATAGATACGTTATTAAAATGTGAATTCAGCAATGATTGCGAGGTAATCGCAAGAAAACGTTTTCGCGAGGTTGATGAGGCGCTTTCCTGGCTGTTAGAATACGCGCCGTCGCGCCTGACTGGAACAGGAGCCTGTGTCTTTGCTGAATTTGATACAGAATCCCGTGCCCGGCAGGTGCTTGAGCAAGCTCCGGAATGGCTTAAGGGTTTTGTGGCGCGTGGGATGAACATCTCCCCCCTACAGCAAGCCATTCTGGCGCAGACTGAGTTTCGGTGACAACGTCACCCTGTTCCAGACGTTGCATCGCGCTCTTTAATACACCGCCTGGATAGCCTTTCGCCTGGCCCGCACCGTTTTCGGCGAAAGTTATCCACCAATGGACGCATGCCTGAGGTTCTTCTCGTGCCTGATATGAAGCTTTTTGCTGGTAACGCCACCCCGGAACTAGCACAACGTATTGCCAACCGCCTGTACACTTCTCTCGGCGACGCCGCTGTAGGTCGCTTTAGCGACGGCGAAGTCAGCGTACAAATTAACGAAAATGTACGCGGTGGTGATATTTTCATCATCCAGTCCACTTGTGCCCCGACTAACGACAACTTAATGGAATTAGTCGTTATGGTTGATGCCCTGCGCCGTGCTTCCGCAGGTCGTATCACCGCCGTTATCCCTTACTTTGGCTATGCGCGTCAGGATCGTCGTGTACGTTCCGCTCGTGTGCCGATTACGGCAAAAGTTGTCGCGGACTTCCTGTCCAGCGTCGGCGTTGACCGCGTACTCACCGTTGACCTGCATGCTGAACAGATCCAGGGCTTCTTTGACGTTCCGGTTGATAACGTATTCGGTAGCCCAATTCTGTTAGAAGATATGCTGCAGCTGAACCTGGATAACCCGATCGTGGTTTCTCCGGATATCGGTGGTGTCGTGCGTGCCCGCGCTATCGCTAAGCTGCTGAATGATACCGATATGGCGATCATCGACAAACGCCGTCCGCGTGCTAACGTTTCTCAGGTGATGCATATCATCGGTGACGTCGCCGGTCGTGACTGCGTGCTGGTTGACGATATGATCGACACCGGTGGTACGTTATGTAAGGCGGCAGAAGCGCTGAAAGAACGTGGTGCAAAACGCGTATTTGCTTACGCAACTCACCCGATCTTCTCTGGCAACGCGGCAAACAACCTGCGTAACTCTGTGATTGATGAAGTCGTTGTCTGCGATACCATTCCGCTGACCGACGAAATCAAAGCGCTGCCAAACGTGCGTACGTTGACCCTGTCGGGTATGCTGGCCGAAGCGATTCGTCGTATCAGCAACGAAGAATCGATTTCTGCGATGTTCGAGCATTAATCGAACCCGGCTCAAAAACCCGCTGCGGCGGGTTTTTTCGTCTGTAATTATTATTTTTTACTCCACGTCACTATTCAGTATGCATCGAGGCAATCTGAATTATGATGTGGATATGTCTTATGCCTCCTTCACCTGCCACACTGGTTGACAGATGATGCGCTCATGGATGAAACATTATTGTGAACAAAATATTTTCCTCACATGTGATGCCTTTCCGCGCCCTCATCGACGCATGCTGGAAAGAAAAATATACCGCGTCACGGTTTACCCGTGATGTGATTGCCGGGATTACCGTCGGGATTATTGCAATCCCGTTGGCAATGGCGCTGGCGATAGGTAGTGGTGTGGCACCACAGTACGGTCTTTATACGTCAGCCGTGGCGGGGATCGTCATTGCCTTAACCGGTGGCTCGCGCTTTAGCGTTTCCGGGCCAACTGCCGCTTTTGTGGTGATCCTCTACCCCGTGTCGCAACAATTTGGTCTGGCGGGTCTGCTGGTTGCCACGCTGATGTCCGGGGTATTCCTGATCCTCTTTGGCCTCGCCCGCTTTGGGCGCCTGATCGAGTACATCCCGGTTTCGGTCACCCTGGGCTTTACTTCAGGGATTGGTATCACTATAGGTACGATGCAAATCAAAGATTTTCTCGGTTTGCAGATGGCTCATGTACCGGAACACTACTTGCAAAAAGTGGGCGCGCTGTTTATGGCGCTGCCGACGGTGAACCTCGGCGATGCCGCTATCGGCGTCGTGACGCTGGGTACACTGATTTTCTGGCCTCGTCTGGGCATTCGTCTCCCGGGTCACCTGCCAGCGCTGCTGGCGGGCTGCGCCGTTATGGGCGTGGTCAATTTACTGGGCGGTCATGTCGCGACTATCGGGTCCCAGTTTCACTATATTCTTGCCGATGGCACCCAGGGCAGCGGTATTCCGCAACTGCTGCCACAACTGGTGTTGCCGTGGAACCTGCCGGATTCTGATTTCACCCTGAGCTGGGACTCCCTGCGCGCCCTCCTCCCGGCAGCGTTCTCCATGGCCATGCTGGGTGCGATTGAGTCTCTGCTTTGCGCAGTGGTACTCGACGGAATGACTGGCACTAAGCACAAGGCCAACAGTGAACTGATTGGCCAGGGCCTGGGCAATATCGTTGCTCCGTTCTTTGGCGGGATCACCGCAACGGCAGCCATTGCCCGTTCTGCGGCGAACGTTCGCGCCGGAGCGACATCCCCTATTTCTGCGGTGATTCACGCCCTGCTGGTCATTCTGGCGCTTTTGGCACTGGCTCCGCTGCTCTCCTGGTTACCGCTGTCTGCCATGGCAGCACTGCTGCTGATGGTGGCATGGAATATGAGTGAAGCGCACAAGGTTGTCGACCTGCTGCGCCATGCTCCGAAAGACGACATCATTGTGATGATGATGTGTATGTCGCTGACGGTGCTGTTCGATATGGTGATCGCCATCAGCGTCGGGATTGTTCTGGCGTCCTTGCTGTTTATGCGCCGTATCGCGCGCATGACCCGTCTGGCGGCAGTAAACATTGAAGTCCCGGAAGATGTTCTTGTGCTGCGCGTGATTGGTCCGCTGTTCTTTGCCGCGGCCGAAGGCTTGTTTACGGACCTTGAATCACGAATTGAAGGCAAGCGTATTGTGGTACTGAAGTGGGATGCGGTGCCGGTTCTGGACGCGGGTGGACTGGACGCTTTTCAGCGCTTTGTAAAGCGACTGCCTGAAGGATGTGAACTGCGCGTAACTAATGTGGAGTTTCAACCGCTGCGCACGATGGCGCGATCCGGCATTAAACCGATTCCGGGCCGTCTGGCATTCTTCCCGAACCGCGATGCCGCATTGGCAGATTTGTCGTAACCAGCACTAAAGCCCGGGGGCGTTCGCGCTTACCGGGCCTTCTGGATACCGCGAAAGGTGCAAATTAACTATGGCGGCGATTATCGCTACGGCGGCACCGTTTATCATAGTGGCGAACCCACCAGTAACGGTCGCTGACCTGCTCATGTCCGCCCACACGGGCCCCCGCCAGCCACAGAATGGCACCAACAAAGATACTGAGCACCGCACCGTGTGCGAATAATTGCGGTAGGTTAAACTGAGGCAACTGGTTTAAAATAGAGTAACCAACGCCACCTACCATCACCACTAACCCCAACCCCATGAGCACATTGCCGATTAATGAAGCATTTTTGCGTTTCATGTGTCACCTCCGGAACTTTTGGGTTACTTCAGGGAATTCCCCTAAATCCTTATGTGTAAAGTATAGGCAACACCCCGTTTTCTAAGTGCGGGAGCGATCACAATTACAACCTATAGTTCAACAAAACTTTACAAATAACCCCCTGAACACCTTGACTTTCTAATAGTCCACATTGGCAATTATTCATTTATTGCGACATTCGCTGCGGTTTTTTGTCAAGCACGCCCGCAGACAGTAAACTACGCAGCAGTTTTGATAACGAGCAGGATAGAAAAACGTGGCGATTAAATTGATTGTCGGCCTGGCGAACCCTGGCGCGGAATACGCAGCAACCCGACATAATGCTGGCGCATGGTTTGTCGATTTATTAGCAGAAAGGCTGCGTGCCCCTCTGCGCGAAGAGCCGAAATTCTTTGGTTACACCTCAAGAGTGAATATCGAAGGCGAAGATGTCCGGCTGTTAGTACCGACCACGTTTATGAATTTGAGCGGCAAAGCGGTTGGCGCAATGGCCAGCTTTTACCGGATCAATCCCGACGAAATTTTAGTGGCGCATGATGAACTGGATCTTCCTCCAGGCGTGGCAAAATTTAAACTTGGCGGGGGCCACGGCGGACATAATGGGCTGAAAGACATCATCAGCAAATTGGGCAATAACCCTAACTTTTATCGCTTACGCGTAGGAATTGGTCATCCAGGCGATAAAAATAAAGTTGTCGGTTTTGTGCTTGGCAAACCGCCGGTTTCTGAACAGAAGTTAATTGACGACGCCATTGACGAAGCGGCGCGTTGTACGGAACTCTGGTACAAAGAGGGTCTGACCAAAGCAACCAACCGTCTGCACGCCTTTAAGGCACAATAAGCAGTGATGTGCGGCTTTTTTGCCATACGCCGTGTATAATAGGCAAAGTCATTTCATTTTTTACAACCTGTTTTCCATAACAGGTTGATTATCAAGTTATTAAGGTGATTTTAATCATGGGATTTAAATGCGGTATCGTTGGTCTGCCTAACGTCGGGAAATCCACCCTGTTCAACGCGCTCACCAAGGCGGGTATTGAAGCGGCTAACTTCCCGTTCTGTACCATTGAGCCGAATACGGGGGTCGTACCGATGCCGGATCCGCGCCTGGACCAACTGGCTGAGATCGTAAAACCGCAGCGCATCCTCCCGACGACGATGGAATTTGTGGATATCGCCGGTCTGGTTAAAGGCGCATCCAAAGGTGAAGGTCTGGGCAACCAGTTCCTGACCAACATCCGTGAAACCGAAGCGATCGGTCACGTTGTTCGCTGCTTCGAGAACGACAATATCATTCACGTCGCGGGAAAAGTTAACCCAGCGGAAGATATTGACGTTATCAATACCGAACTGGCGCTGGCGGATCTCGATACCTGTGAACGTGCTATCCATCGCGTACAGAAGAAAGCCAAAGGTGGAGATAAAGACGCGAAGGCTGAACTGGCCGCGCTGGAAAAATGCCTGCCGCACCTGTCTGAAGCCGGCATGCTGCGTTCTCTGGACCTGACGGACGAAGATAAAGCGGCCATCCGCTATCTGAGCTTCCTGACCCTGAAGCCAACTATGTATATTGCTAACGTCAACGAAGACGGTTTCGAAAACAACCCATACCTGGACCAGGTGCGTGAAATCGCCGCTAAAGAAGGCTCGGTTGTGGTTCCGGTGTGCGCAGCGGTAGAAGCTGACATCGCTGAACTCGACGACGAAGAGCGTGACGAATTCATGCAGGAACTGGGACTGGAAGAGCCGGGCCTGAACCGCGTTATTCGTGCAGGTTACAGCCTGCTGAATCTGCAAACCTACTTCACCGCTGGCGTTAAGGAAGTTCGCGCATGGACTATCCCTGTCGGCGCAACGGCGCCACAGGCGGCAGGTAAAATCCATACCGACTTTGAAAAAGGCTTTATCCGCGCCCAAACCATCGCGTTTGAAGACTTCATCACCTATAAAGGTGAACAAGGCGCGAAAGAAGCCGGTAAGATGCGCGCAGAAGGTAAAGACTACATTGTTAAAGACGGCGATGTGATGAACTTCTTATTTAACGTCTGATGGTTTCAGTCGTTTAAAGAGATTTCACTGATTCTCCAGGAATATACAAAATCCACGCTATGGCGTGGATTTTTTTATGTCTTCCCTGAATATAAACCCCCAGGTCTATATTATTAAAAAACACACCGGGAAATAGACAAGCCACGTTGTTTACTAAACGCCAATATACGCTCATCGCTCAATATCGCTATATAATAAAATATATAACACAGAATTGATTGTTGATTCATACTAGTTATAGGTTAATGCCGAGTTACCGTTCAGACTAATACAATAGACTTAAGTGAAATCCCGACTAATAAATTCAACATTTCCTTTCCAACCCACTGTTCACGCGCCACAACTCTCTTTTTTCTGCACCAGTCAAAAATGAGATCCTCTTCAGAAATAATTGATTGCGTTGTTTTCTTCCCGTTGCCTGTTGATGAATATCAAGGTTTACCCCTTTTGAGTTACTTATCGTCTCGTTACTGCTGGATATAAACATAACGAGAATAGGAATGCGTAAAATAAATAAAACCCTGGCGATAACGTGTTTGCTGGGTGTTGTTTTAGGTGCCTTAGTGATCCTTGCCGCACAATGGACGTTACATAAAACGTCAAGCACTGAATTCTGTTTGTCCTGCCATACCATGCAAGCGCCTTACGAGGAATATACTGGCTCCGTGCACTTCCAGAACCAGAAAGGAATTCGGGCGGAGTGTGCAGACTGTCATATCCCGGAAGACGGGATGGATTATCTGGTCGCTAAAGTCCTCGCCTCGAAAGATATTTATCATCAATTCATTTCTAAAAAGATCGACACCCCGGAGAAATTTGAAGCGCATCGACTGGAAATGGCCCAGACGGTATGGTCGCAATTGAAAGCTAATGATTCTGCTACCTGTCGCACTTGTCACAGCATGGACGCCATGGATCTCAGTGCCCAACGCCCTGAAGCGAAAAAAATGCATGAAATGGGCGTTAAGGAAAACCAGACCTGTATCGATTGCCATAAAGGCGTCGCCCACTTCCCGCCAGAAATCAAAATGGACGATACCGCTGTTAAAGCGTTGCAAACGCAGGCTGTCGCCACACCTGCAGACGCTAAAACGCTTTACGTGGTCAGCAATACTCCATTAGGCGATCTCGGTACCGTTTACCCGGCCACTGAACTGCACGTGCTGAAAACGGAAGGCACGGTACGCCAGGTTGAAATTCGCGGCAGTCAGATGCAGGGCAGCGAACAAGTGATCTACTTTGCCACCGGCCAGCGGCTGATCCTCGCCAGCCTCAACGAAAAAGGCCAACAGGCGGTCAAAGCCCTTTCCGACTGGAAGAAAGATGATTACGGCAACAGCTGGCGCGACGTGACGCTTGAGGGCGAATGGCGCGAGTCTGCGCTCGCCAGCCGCCAGCCGATGTGGGATTACGCGCGCAAGCTGGACGATGTCTACTGCGCCGGTTGTCATGCGCCGATTCCCGCACACCATTACACCCTGAATGCCTGGCCGTCCGTGGTGAAAGGCATGGGGGCACGCACCAATATTAGTGAAAATGAGCTGGACATTCTGAGCCGTTATTTCCAGTACAACGCGAAAGACATAAAAGAATAAATAAGAACATCAGGAGCTATTATGAGACTCACAAGACGCGACTTTATTAAAACGGCTGGAGCAGCAACAGGTACGCTGGCGATTACGTCTGCAATGCCAATGCCTGCCTGGGCGGAAGGCCCGGCCGGAGGCGCTATTCTGACCGCCGGGCGTTGGGGTGCGATGTATGTTGAGGTCAAGGACGGGAAAATCGTTTCCTCAAAAGGTGCGCTACCGAAAACCGTTCCTAACTCATTACAACAGACCGCACCGGATCAGGTACACACTACAGCACGTATCAAATATCCCATGGTGCGTAAAAGCTATCTTGAAAACCCCGGCAAAGCCGACGGCAAACGCGGTAACGACCCGTTTGTTCGCGTAAGCTGGGATCAGGCGCTTAAGCTCATTCACGAGCAACACAGTCGCATTCGTCAAAGCTATGGCCCCTCCTCCATTTTTGCCGGTTCCTATGGCTGGCGTTCCAGCGGCGTGTTGCATAAAGCGCAGACCCTGCTGCAACGCTACATGAGCATGGCGGGTGGCTATGCCGGACATACTGGCGACTACTCCACCGGCGCGGCGCAGGTGATCCTCCCCTACGTAGTGGGTTCGGTTGAAGTCTACGAACAGCCAACTACGTGGCCGATGATCCTCGAACACAGCCAGGTTGTTGTGCTGTGGGGCATGAACCCGCTTAACACACTGAAAATTGCCTGGAGTAGCACCGACGAGCAAGGGCTGGAATATTTTCATCTGTTGAAAAAGTCGGGCAAAAGCGTCATCGCTATTGACCCGATGCGTTCGGAAACCATTGAGTTCTTTGGCGACAATGCAACGTGGATCGCGCCAAACATGGGTACCGACGTAGCCATGATGCTGGGTATCGCGCATACACTGGTGAAAAAAGGACTGCACGACAAAGCCTTCCTTGATAAGTACACCACCGGCTACCCGCAATTTGAAGAGTATCTGCTGGGTAAAACCGACAAGACCGAGAAAACCGCCGCCTGGGCTGCGGAGATCAGCGGTGTGCCTGCTGAACAAATTGAGAAGCTGGCAGAGATTTTCGCGGGTAATAAAACCATGCTGATGGCGGGCTGGGGGATCCAACGTCAGCAATACGGTGAACAGCGTCACTGGATGCTGGTCACCCTCGCGGCAATGCTTGGCCAGATCGGGACGGAAGGCGGTGGTTTTGGTTTCACCTACCACTACTCCAACGGCGGCAACCCGACACGCGTTGGCGGCGTACTGCCTGCAATTTCCGCACAAATCGCGGGCGGATCGTCCGCAGGGAACGACTGGGCAGTCTCTGATGCGGTCACCAGTATACCGGTCGCCCGTATCGTCGAAGCACTGGAAAACCCTGGCTGTAAATATCAGCACAACGGAAAAGAGCAGACTTTCCCGGATATCAAAATGATCTGGTGGGCCGGCGGCGGTAACTTTACGCATCATCAGGATACCAACCGCCTCATCAAGGCCTGGCAGAAGCCGG from Citrobacter sp. RHB25-C09 harbors:
- a CDS encoding trimethylamine-N-oxide reductase 2; the protein is MRLTRRDFIKTAGAATGTLAITSAMPMPAWAEGPAGGAILTAGRWGAMYVEVKDGKIVSSKGALPKTVPNSLQQTAPDQVHTTARIKYPMVRKSYLENPGKADGKRGNDPFVRVSWDQALKLIHEQHSRIRQSYGPSSIFAGSYGWRSSGVLHKAQTLLQRYMSMAGGYAGHTGDYSTGAAQVILPYVVGSVEVYEQPTTWPMILEHSQVVVLWGMNPLNTLKIAWSSTDEQGLEYFHLLKKSGKSVIAIDPMRSETIEFFGDNATWIAPNMGTDVAMMLGIAHTLVKKGLHDKAFLDKYTTGYPQFEEYLLGKTDKTEKTAAWAAEISGVPAEQIEKLAEIFAGNKTMLMAGWGIQRQQYGEQRHWMLVTLAAMLGQIGTEGGGFGFTYHYSNGGNPTRVGGVLPAISAQIAGGSSAGNDWAVSDAVTSIPVARIVEALENPGCKYQHNGKEQTFPDIKMIWWAGGGNFTHHQDTNRLIKAWQKPELVVISECYWTAAAKHADIVLPITTSFERNDLTMTGDYSNQHLVPMKQAVPPQFESRNDFDVFADLAEMLKAGGKAVYTEGKDEMGWLKQFYDEAQKAGRAQRVSMPQFNAFWQQNKLIEMRKNEKNEKYVRYADFRSDPVMNALGTPSGKIEIYSKTIEGFNYKDCPPHATWLAPDEWKGSADKDQLQLLTAHPAHRLHSQLNYAELRKTYAVADREPVTIHPEDAKARGIADGDLVRVWNARGQVLVGAHVSDGIKQGVICIHEGAWPDIENGICKNGGANVLTADIPTSRLANGCAGNTSLVYAEKYQGEAPKLTAFEEPPIVAA